Proteins encoded by one window of Rhodamnia argentea isolate NSW1041297 chromosome 6, ASM2092103v1, whole genome shotgun sequence:
- the LOC115732067 gene encoding B3 domain-containing protein REM14-like produces the protein MAMEGSKRHPSFFKKLLGDFTHKIKIPPAFLKNFKGNVPKTLLVKCGSRSWFIQTEESDEGYHFSKGLAKFVKDLHLELGELVIFSLVDHETFEVVVYDVNHCEKETIPTRNYGKRPCALAEGRSGRSDEVKKEEEESIMGVERDMPARRPHFVRSMRKYEMHMLNLPAAFTRETGLKSKRSVVIEDPLGRMWQLQLRQYANHTSIRAWSSVVKANGFTVGDTLKFEYLQGIGNVIALRIMSRAGRNGAGPSYEKRS, from the exons ATGGCCATGGAGGGAAGCAAGCGTCACCCTTCTTTCTTCAAGAAGCTGCTCGGCGATTTCACCCACAAGATC AAAATCCCTCCTGCatttttgaagaatttcaaGGGAAATGTACCGAAGACACTTCTCGTAAAATGTGGCAGTAGGTCATGGTTCATTCAGACAGAGGAAAGTGATGAGGGCTACCACTTTTCGAAAGGTCTTGCAAAGTTTGTGAAGGACCTACACTTGGAATTAGGGGAGCTGGTAATTTTCTCACTGGTTGATCACGAGACATTTGAAGTGGTCGTATATGATGTGAATCACTGCGAAAAAGAAACCATTCCTACTAGGAATTATGGAAAACGACCTT GTGCATTAGCTGAAGGAAGAAGCGGTCGATCTGATGAGGTcaagaaagaggaggaagagtcGATTATGGGGGTTGAACGTGACATGCCTGCTAGGCGTCCTCATTTTGTGCGCTCGATGAGGAAATATGAAATGCATATGCTC AATCTTCCTGCAGCTTTTACTAGAGAAACGGGGCTAAAATCAAAGAGAAGCGTGGTCATAGAAGATCCACTGGGGAGGATGTGGCAGCTCCAGTTGCGCCAATATGCCAACCACACCAGCATCCGTGCGTGGTCAAGTGTGGTCAAAGCGAACGGCTTCACAGTCGGCGACACCCTGAAGTTTGAATACCTTCAAGGCATCGGCAATGTCATAGCGTTGAGGATAATGAGCAGAGCAGGAAGGAATGGAGCTGGACCGTCTTATGAGAAACGGTCTTAA